One Bacillus sp. FJAT-52991 genomic region harbors:
- a CDS encoding SH3 domain-containing protein: MKCKWMKVVLSFVLVMSFFTFVASKQPEAAKSKVGTVDISSGYLNVRSSPSTKGKVIGKLKRSEKVNVYSEKSGWAEIRYKSQKGYVSLDYLRFYNSIPLATVKTVVQQARALQDQLTEKVYTKKQIYSILSQRFTTPFIDAFFAEHTRKSEKDRYGNQLYETGGTDTYGYFLEDVDWSSKYKPKYIYYTKAGKQYLEVSQFYEANELNDAFTHTIYATKNTSKDSWKVYKNSREYK; encoded by the coding sequence ATGAAATGTAAGTGGATGAAAGTGGTGTTGTCGTTTGTTCTGGTGATGTCTTTCTTTACTTTTGTTGCATCCAAACAGCCTGAAGCAGCAAAGTCGAAAGTCGGTACGGTGGATATTTCAAGTGGTTATTTGAATGTCCGCAGTTCTCCAAGTACGAAAGGGAAAGTCATAGGTAAGTTAAAACGATCAGAAAAGGTCAATGTGTATTCAGAGAAGTCCGGCTGGGCAGAAATCCGCTACAAAAGTCAAAAAGGCTATGTCTCACTAGATTATTTAAGATTTTACAATTCGATCCCACTGGCCACGGTAAAAACTGTTGTCCAACAGGCTAGAGCATTACAAGATCAATTAACGGAAAAAGTGTATACGAAAAAGCAGATTTACTCGATCTTATCTCAAAGATTTACGACACCATTTATCGATGCGTTCTTTGCTGAACATACGAGAAAAAGTGAAAAGGACCGCTATGGCAATCAACTTTACGAGACGGGCGGAACAGACACATATGGATACTTTCTTGAAGATGTTGACTGGTCAAGTAAATATAAGCCGAAATATATATACTATACAAAAGCTGGAAAGCAGTATTTAGAAGTCTCGCAATTCTACGAAGCCAATGAATTAAATGATGCGTTTACCCATACAATCTACGCAACGAAAAACACTAGTAAGGATTCCTGGAAAGTATATAAAAATTCGAGGGAGTATAAATAA
- a CDS encoding DegV family protein, with protein MTKKKIAWVTDSTTFVTEKLRNHPDVYVVPLSIIFGEEAFEDGVTLSTDELYKRIKAEKEIPKTSQPPVGVFASLFEKLKEEYECAIAVHVSSKLSGTYATSKAGAELAGLDIHMVDSKSMSYAITSLIYKGMAYADEQMDPKTIAEKLDAETVKSQNLVLLGSLEQFYKGGRMSGTSYLLGTVLQIKPIICVNTDGVFELCEKVRSEKKATKRVIDIVKEAYNKYLIKEIRIMHGNVLEKAQHFQQLLEQEFPNMKFVIGEISSTIAVHAGEGTVALIWENE; from the coding sequence ATGACAAAAAAGAAGATTGCTTGGGTGACAGATAGTACGACCTTTGTTACGGAGAAGTTGCGTAATCATCCAGATGTTTATGTTGTTCCTCTCAGCATTATTTTTGGTGAGGAAGCATTTGAGGATGGAGTGACGTTATCCACAGATGAATTGTATAAAAGAATTAAAGCGGAGAAGGAAATTCCGAAGACTTCGCAGCCACCTGTGGGCGTGTTTGCTAGTTTGTTTGAAAAATTGAAAGAAGAGTATGAATGTGCCATAGCGGTTCATGTATCTAGTAAACTAAGCGGCACATATGCGACCTCTAAGGCTGGTGCGGAGCTTGCTGGATTGGACATTCATATGGTCGATTCCAAATCAATGTCCTACGCAATTACTTCGTTGATTTATAAAGGAATGGCATATGCTGATGAGCAGATGGATCCGAAAACGATCGCTGAGAAGCTAGACGCAGAAACGGTCAAATCGCAAAACTTAGTGTTACTAGGTAGCCTTGAGCAATTTTACAAAGGTGGCCGCATGTCGGGCACTTCATATTTGCTCGGTACCGTTTTACAAATCAAACCGATTATTTGCGTCAATACTGACGGAGTATTTGAATTATGCGAAAAAGTACGCTCAGAGAAAAAAGCGACTAAACGTGTGATTGATATCGTCAAAGAGGCGTATAATAAATATCTAATCAAAGAAATCCGCATCATGCACGGAAATGTCCTTGAAAAAGCACAGCATTTTCAGCAACTGCTTGAACAAGAGTTTCCAAATATGAAATTTGTCATCGGTGAAATTAGCTCAACCATCGCTGTTCACGCCGGTGAAGGCACGGTGGCGCTCATTTGGGAGAATGAATAA
- the gcvPB gene encoding aminomethyl-transferring glycine dehydrogenase subunit GcvPB, translating to MEKIQRKSKVRDFHQAKWNEPIIFELHQQGERGVEIPLSDKLVISEVGDGVSAIPNDMLRNEKPKLPEIGQARVLRHYVRLSQETLGSDFNVEIGQGTCTMKYIPKVNELLIRNPKMMALHPLQDESTVQGMLEIIYKLDLCMREISGMDHFSFQPSGGTQALFAMASIARKYHESRGEGDQRDEIITTIFSHPSQAATAVVKGFKVITLHPDEDGFPNIEKLKAVVSERTAGFVVANPEDTGIYNPKIKEFTDIVHEAGGICYYDQANANGLLGITRAKEAGFDMCFFNLHKTFAAPHMCGGPATGALGVVEKLKEYLPAPIVEFDGEKYYLNEDLEHSIGKVRAFHGVAQTVLRSYAWIRALGPDGLKEVAQTAVLNNNYLYHKIQKIRGASAPYVKGQRLEQVRYSWEQMTAETGVTTEDVQRRMTDFGLHYWTSHHPYIVPQPFTLEPTESYSKADLDEYIAALEQISKEAYENPEIVQNAPYNSTIHKLDERDFLDNPEKWCITWRSYQKKVKQPERI from the coding sequence ATGGAAAAGATCCAGAGAAAAAGCAAAGTAAGAGATTTTCACCAAGCAAAATGGAATGAACCGATTATTTTTGAACTTCATCAACAAGGGGAAAGAGGCGTTGAGATTCCCTTATCAGATAAACTCGTCATATCAGAAGTTGGCGATGGAGTTTCCGCAATTCCAAATGATATGTTGAGAAACGAAAAACCAAAACTTCCAGAGATCGGCCAGGCGCGTGTACTTAGACATTATGTACGTTTATCACAAGAAACATTAGGGTCAGATTTCAATGTCGAAATTGGCCAAGGAACGTGTACGATGAAATATATCCCAAAGGTTAACGAACTATTAATTCGGAATCCGAAAATGATGGCATTGCATCCGCTCCAAGATGAAAGCACCGTTCAAGGGATGCTTGAAATTATTTATAAGCTTGATTTATGTATGAGGGAAATTTCCGGAATGGATCATTTTTCATTCCAGCCGAGTGGCGGCACTCAAGCTTTGTTTGCCATGGCATCGATTGCAAGAAAGTATCATGAATCCCGTGGTGAAGGAGATCAGCGTGATGAAATTATTACAACTATTTTCTCGCATCCTTCACAAGCTGCAACAGCAGTAGTCAAAGGATTCAAGGTGATCACATTGCATCCAGATGAAGATGGATTCCCGAATATTGAAAAATTGAAAGCGGTCGTTTCAGAACGGACAGCAGGATTCGTTGTTGCCAATCCGGAAGATACTGGCATCTATAATCCGAAAATTAAAGAATTTACCGATATTGTTCATGAAGCAGGAGGCATTTGTTATTACGATCAAGCGAATGCCAATGGTCTTCTAGGGATTACTCGTGCAAAAGAAGCAGGGTTTGATATGTGCTTCTTTAACCTCCATAAAACATTTGCCGCTCCGCATATGTGTGGAGGTCCGGCAACAGGTGCTCTTGGAGTTGTTGAAAAACTAAAAGAATACTTGCCTGCACCAATTGTAGAATTTGATGGGGAAAAATACTATCTGAATGAGGATCTTGAACATTCCATTGGGAAAGTACGTGCATTCCACGGAGTCGCGCAAACTGTCTTAAGATCGTATGCTTGGATTCGCGCGCTAGGTCCAGATGGTTTAAAAGAAGTAGCACAAACGGCCGTTCTCAATAACAACTATTTGTATCATAAAATCCAAAAGATTCGCGGGGCAAGCGCTCCTTATGTAAAAGGACAGCGTCTTGAGCAGGTGCGCTATAGCTGGGAGCAGATGACAGCTGAAACAGGTGTGACAACTGAGGACGTGCAAAGAAGAATGACGGACTTCGGTCTTCATTATTGGACGAGTCATCATCCATACATCGTGCCACAGCCATTTACACTTGAACCAACGGAAAGCTACTCAAAAGCCGATTTGGATGAGTATATTGCAGCTCTTGAGCAAATTTCAAAGGAAGCTTATGAAAATCCAGAGATTGTTCAAAATGCTCCATATAATAGTACAATCCACAAATTGGATGAGAGAGATTTTCTTGATAACCCAGAAAAGTGGTGCATTACATGGAGATCGTATCAAAAGAAAGTAAAACAACCAGAGCGGATTTAA
- a CDS encoding class A sortase, giving the protein MRKWIVGLLFTAGIILLISPLIKYQLIDFSASKVSMDQYSAKELQQNSEKKATFDYEAITPPTMTNVLTSTVNLDDPAVIGIITIPDIHIELPILKGTTNDNLLIGAATMREDQQMGQGNYPLAGHHTRSEEQFFGRVPELKKGADIYLTDKKNKYHYKVTENKVISETETDVINDTTENKITLITCDVPTKTNKRVMVQGVLVE; this is encoded by the coding sequence ATGCGAAAGTGGATCGTCGGTCTATTATTCACAGCAGGCATCATTTTATTGATTTCACCGTTGATTAAGTATCAGCTCATCGACTTTAGTGCCTCTAAAGTGTCTATGGATCAATATTCTGCCAAAGAGTTACAACAAAATAGTGAGAAGAAAGCCACTTTTGACTATGAAGCGATTACCCCGCCGACAATGACAAATGTGTTGACTTCGACAGTTAATCTGGATGACCCCGCTGTCATAGGAATTATTACTATACCCGATATTCACATCGAATTACCTATACTGAAAGGCACGACGAATGACAACTTACTCATCGGTGCGGCAACCATGCGGGAAGATCAACAAATGGGCCAAGGAAACTACCCGTTAGCTGGTCATCATACCCGCTCGGAAGAACAATTTTTCGGACGCGTGCCTGAGTTGAAAAAAGGTGCAGATATCTATTTAACAGATAAAAAAAATAAATATCATTACAAAGTGACCGAAAATAAAGTTATCTCGGAAACTGAAACGGACGTCATAAATGACACAACGGAAAATAAAATCACCCTTATCACCTGTGACGTTCCAACGAAAACAAACAAGCGCGTAATGGTGCAAGGGGTACTAGTTGAGTAA
- a CDS encoding branched-chain amino acid transport system II carrier protein, which translates to MTGLSPLSWSAYDSTRLESCLYLCRYLRNTGGNASTNSSLFFWDEFFLFLIIKGELPDEKIRHFIITSVGLSFAVLLAVLLVKDRAPTISNCVYSVFSKVFMFGVCLSIGPFLGIPRNANVAYEIGVKSFLNEAGNPALTLFIYPFVFFALVYGISLDPSKSDREKRTLLF; encoded by the coding sequence TTGACGGGTTTGTCACCGTTATCATGGAGCGCGTATGATAGTACACGACTGGAGAGCTGTTTGTATCTTTGTCGATACTTACGGAATACGGGTGGTAACGCGAGCACAAACTCATCCCTATTTTTTTGGGACGAGTTTTTTCTATTTTTAATAATAAAAGGAGAGCTTCCCGATGAAAAAATTAGACACTTTATTATCACGAGTGTAGGCTTGTCTTTCGCCGTCTTGTTAGCTGTATTGCTTGTGAAAGACAGAGCACCGACGATCAGCAACTGTGTATATTCGGTCTTCAGCAAAGTTTTCATGTTTGGTGTGTGTTTATCGATTGGTCCGTTTCTTGGCATCCCGAGAAATGCGAACGTTGCTTATGAAATAGGCGTGAAATCATTCTTAAATGAAGCAGGAAACCCAGCGTTGACATTATTTATCTATCCATTTGTTTTCTTTGCCCTTGTGTATGGGATCAGCTTAGACCCTTCGAAAAGTGATAGGGAAAAGCGTACACTCTTATTTTAG
- a CDS encoding DNA alkylation repair protein, producing METSYIQPLITRMQAQENKARAEKMSAYMKDQFAFLGIPAPERTNIFKEFLKEHGKPTVEEPPGIIRALWAMPEREYQYVAMAFLEKSLRQLTPEHLPLLEEIALSKSWWDTIDLIASKFIGHILSNFPDERAAWVSRWNESGNMWLNRIGILFQLKYKEHTDVQVLQSIILNHSEQKEFFIQKAIGWALREYAKTNPPFVIQFVEQHSLSSLSKREALKNLLK from the coding sequence ATGGAAACATCATACATACAACCACTAATCACCCGCATGCAAGCCCAAGAAAATAAAGCACGAGCAGAAAAAATGTCGGCGTATATGAAAGATCAGTTTGCCTTTCTAGGTATCCCTGCTCCAGAACGTACGAATATTTTTAAAGAGTTTCTCAAGGAGCATGGGAAGCCGACAGTGGAGGAGCCGCCAGGCATTATTCGTGCGCTTTGGGCAATGCCTGAGAGGGAATATCAATATGTCGCAATGGCTTTTTTAGAAAAGTCATTGCGACAGCTTACTCCTGAGCATTTACCTTTATTAGAAGAAATCGCTTTATCGAAGTCTTGGTGGGATACGATTGATTTGATTGCTTCTAAGTTTATTGGTCATATTTTGAGCAACTTTCCAGATGAACGAGCGGCTTGGGTGTCACGTTGGAATGAATCGGGCAATATGTGGCTCAATCGAATCGGTATTTTGTTTCAATTAAAATATAAGGAACATACAGATGTTCAAGTACTTCAGTCCATCATTCTCAATCACTCGGAACAGAAGGAATTTTTCATCCAAAAGGCAATTGGGTGGGCGCTTAGAGAATATGCCAAAACAAACCCTCCATTCGTTATTCAATTTGTCGAGCAACATTCATTGTCCTCACTAAGTAAAAGGGAAGCATTAAAAAATCTCTTAAAATAA
- a CDS encoding sigma-54 interaction domain-containing protein, with translation MSPINSISKVIYTFAELLQIEIAFFDHEGVLIASTEEYKKRKGKRVHLPFFKKLYEHPISFLQKPGHMKMCQGCHFQKNCPSTVEIVQNIVQAGNQYGYLVFVSFSPDGQTMLMERQKEYSYWMSQLSDIIINILNECGAFRPELKKEHEKTNYILGNTHTLKNLKELIKKLANSTSSIVITGETGTGKSLLAKLIHEQSMFQKGDFIEINCASIPESLFESELFGYEEGAFTGARKKGKQGYFELADRGTLFLDEIADLPIQMQPKLLKVLQDGIVQRIGGTLSKKVNVRIIAAANQSLEKLMESKLFRSDLYYRLNVIPIHLPPLRERKEDIAELIPILMEKLQTRTGKFIQAFDKEFLKRLKQHHWPGNIRELENVIEYSMNMEKSTQLTASSLPAFLQRTNHTQKKQDPFTDMEKEIITQKLNQYGYDHEGKKLVAEDLGVSVRTIYRKIDKFKITLPAR, from the coding sequence TTGTCACCAATCAACTCGATTTCCAAAGTTATTTATACGTTTGCAGAACTTTTGCAAATTGAAATCGCTTTTTTTGATCATGAAGGCGTGTTGATTGCATCAACAGAAGAGTATAAGAAAAGAAAAGGAAAGAGAGTTCATTTGCCATTTTTCAAAAAACTGTATGAGCACCCTATCAGCTTTTTACAAAAACCAGGACATATGAAAATGTGTCAAGGCTGTCATTTCCAAAAAAACTGCCCGTCCACGGTAGAAATTGTGCAAAATATTGTACAAGCTGGAAATCAGTACGGATACCTTGTATTCGTAAGCTTTTCTCCAGATGGTCAAACCATGTTGATGGAGCGCCAAAAGGAGTATAGCTACTGGATGTCACAATTAAGCGACATCATCATCAACATATTGAATGAATGCGGGGCTTTTAGACCGGAATTAAAAAAGGAGCACGAGAAAACCAACTATATCCTTGGCAACACTCATACATTAAAAAACTTAAAAGAACTTATAAAAAAACTTGCTAACAGTACCTCCTCTATCGTCATTACAGGGGAAACGGGAACAGGAAAAAGCTTACTCGCAAAGCTTATTCATGAGCAAAGCATGTTTCAAAAAGGGGACTTCATCGAAATAAACTGTGCCAGTATTCCAGAATCTTTGTTTGAAAGTGAATTATTTGGTTATGAAGAAGGAGCGTTTACAGGGGCAAGAAAAAAGGGGAAACAAGGATATTTTGAACTAGCAGACAGAGGAACCCTTTTTTTAGACGAGATTGCTGACCTCCCCATACAAATGCAGCCAAAACTTTTAAAGGTACTGCAGGACGGTATCGTACAAAGAATTGGCGGAACACTTTCTAAAAAAGTAAATGTGAGGATCATTGCTGCTGCTAATCAATCATTGGAAAAGCTAATGGAATCAAAACTGTTTCGTTCAGATCTTTATTACCGGCTGAATGTGATTCCTATCCATTTACCGCCTCTACGAGAAAGAAAAGAAGATATTGCCGAACTAATCCCTATCTTAATGGAGAAATTACAAACACGAACAGGGAAATTTATTCAAGCTTTCGATAAGGAATTTTTAAAAAGGCTGAAACAACATCACTGGCCAGGGAATATCCGAGAGTTAGAAAACGTCATTGAGTATAGTATGAACATGGAAAAAAGCACACAATTAACTGCTTCCTCACTACCTGCTTTTTTGCAGAGAACAAATCATACACAAAAAAAACAAGACCCCTTCACAGATATGGAAAAAGAAATTATTACCCAAAAGCTTAACCAATATGGTTATGACCATGAAGGCAAAAAATTAGTGGCTGAAGATTTAGGGGTCAGTGTCAGAACAATCTATCGAAAAATAGATAAATTTAAAATCACTTTACCTGCTAGATAA
- a CDS encoding DUF3139 domain-containing protein, which translates to MNKKLVGILVIMGIVIASPFIFLYLLSNGNPYTKYIANKYVPEYLEDKGYTTDEIEEAHYVEPKHLINKDFYHGHYMVIFKDEPDTTYYYGITKRGKHVKQFCEKDRLLENGVTDIIENETKHSEKSCVSYFENR; encoded by the coding sequence ATGAATAAGAAATTAGTGGGGATTTTAGTCATAATGGGTATTGTCATCGCTAGTCCTTTTATTTTTTTGTACCTACTTAGTAACGGAAATCCTTATACAAAATATATAGCTAATAAGTATGTTCCTGAATATTTAGAAGACAAGGGATATACAACAGACGAAATAGAAGAAGCGCATTACGTAGAACCAAAACATCTAATAAATAAAGATTTTTATCATGGACATTATATGGTTATTTTTAAAGATGAGCCTGATACAACGTATTATTATGGGATTACTAAAAGAGGTAAACATGTTAAACAATTTTGTGAGAAAGATAGGCTACTGGAGAATGGGGTTACCGATATAATTGAAAATGAAACAAAACATAGTGAAAAAAGTTGTGTGAGCTACTTTGAAAATAGATGA
- a CDS encoding PepSY domain-containing protein, whose amino-acid sequence MKKKLWTIALAGALSLGGITHVAEADTHKGKNADVKITRDQAEKIALKSVKGKVTDVDLDSKNNQWIYEVEIRTTKGEKEVHVDAQTGKVLSKKDHDQQPTDQVKITRDQAKKIALKSVKGKVTDIDLESKNGQWVYEVEVATTKGEVDMYINAQTGEISSTQHEDDRYRDQDDDDDQYDDRDDDDDDHEED is encoded by the coding sequence ATGAAAAAGAAACTTTGGACCATCGCATTAGCTGGAGCATTGAGTCTAGGAGGCATCACCCATGTAGCGGAAGCAGACACTCATAAGGGGAAAAACGCCGATGTCAAAATCACTCGTGACCAAGCGGAGAAAATTGCGTTGAAAAGCGTCAAAGGCAAAGTAACGGATGTTGATTTAGACAGCAAAAATAATCAGTGGATATACGAAGTGGAAATCCGAACAACAAAAGGTGAAAAAGAAGTGCATGTCGATGCACAAACAGGTAAAGTCTTGTCAAAGAAAGACCATGACCAGCAGCCAACGGATCAAGTAAAAATTACTCGCGACCAGGCCAAGAAAATTGCGTTGAAAAGTGTCAAAGGCAAAGTCACTGACATTGACCTAGAGAGCAAAAATGGCCAATGGGTGTATGAGGTGGAAGTCGCAACGACAAAAGGCGAAGTAGACATGTATATAAACGCACAAACAGGTGAAATTTCTTCTACCCAACACGAAGATGATCGATATAGAGACCAAGATGATGACGATGATCAATATGATGATCGAGATGACGACGATGATGATCATGAAGAGGATTGA
- a CDS encoding glucose 1-dehydrogenase: MALDYFQLKDKVSVVTGAASGIGYATAELLAEVGATVILLDINEENGAQAAQYLREKDFKAEFLKCDVTSKADCERVSQHIEKTYKHVDVLFNNAGIIRRKTVVELEEAEWDSVIDVSLKGVYLLSKYLIPIMSSERGGSIINTGSGWGLKGGDKAAAYCAAKAGVVNLTKAMAIDHGPQNIRVNCICPGDTDTPLLRDEAKQLEVEEGAFLKGSATDRPLARIGTPRDIAKGVLFLACDLSAWVTGTELVVDGGGLA, translated from the coding sequence ATGGCACTGGATTATTTTCAACTAAAGGATAAAGTCTCGGTGGTGACAGGAGCAGCATCCGGGATTGGTTATGCGACGGCCGAACTACTAGCGGAAGTGGGCGCTACAGTTATTCTACTTGATATTAACGAAGAAAATGGGGCTCAAGCGGCACAATATTTACGCGAAAAAGACTTTAAAGCGGAATTCTTAAAGTGTGATGTGACAAGCAAAGCGGATTGTGAAAGGGTTAGCCAGCATATCGAAAAAACCTATAAACATGTCGATGTTCTTTTCAATAACGCAGGGATTATCAGAAGAAAAACGGTGGTCGAGTTAGAGGAAGCCGAGTGGGATTCAGTCATTGATGTTTCGTTAAAAGGTGTCTATCTTCTATCCAAATATTTAATTCCAATTATGAGTAGTGAACGCGGTGGAAGTATTATTAATACCGGTTCCGGCTGGGGATTAAAAGGTGGAGATAAGGCTGCAGCTTATTGTGCTGCGAAAGCGGGTGTTGTCAATTTGACAAAAGCGATGGCTATCGATCATGGTCCGCAAAATATCCGTGTGAATTGCATCTGCCCGGGTGATACCGATACACCATTATTACGAGATGAAGCGAAGCAATTAGAAGTGGAAGAGGGAGCATTCTTGAAAGGTTCAGCAACAGATCGTCCACTAGCACGAATTGGTACTCCGCGCGATATCGCAAAAGGGGTTTTATTCTTAGCCTGTGATCTATCCGCTTGGGTAACAGGAACAGAGCTCGTTGTTGACGGAGGCGGTTTAGCATAA
- a CDS encoding YitT family protein: MRREYRLRWTFFILGLIVLSFGISLTIKGKVLGIGPWDVFHYGLYKQFGLTIGTWSILVGMIIIIATWIGTKTPPKIGAIANMLLLGIFIDLFNAVLPAPEMLFVQIMFFIVGVLILGFGISLYVSANLGAGPRDSLMLLIVEKTGWSITLVRNGMEITVFILGWLLGGPVGIGTIFIALFLGKIIQVTLPPCQKWLKQLIEKEEPFSMLEKDIL, encoded by the coding sequence ATGCGCCGAGAATATCGTTTGCGATGGACCTTTTTTATACTAGGTTTGATCGTGCTTTCATTTGGCATCTCTTTAACGATTAAGGGAAAAGTGCTAGGAATCGGACCGTGGGACGTTTTTCACTACGGTTTATATAAGCAGTTCGGATTAACGATCGGTACTTGGTCGATCCTTGTCGGTATGATCATTATTATCGCCACATGGATTGGAACAAAGACCCCACCGAAAATTGGGGCGATTGCCAATATGCTTCTACTTGGGATTTTCATCGATCTCTTTAACGCCGTGTTGCCAGCGCCTGAGATGCTTTTCGTTCAGATAATGTTCTTTATCGTCGGCGTTCTTATTTTAGGGTTTGGCATCAGTCTATATGTATCTGCTAATCTTGGAGCGGGGCCGCGCGATAGCTTAATGCTGTTAATCGTAGAGAAAACGGGCTGGAGCATTACCCTTGTTAGAAATGGCATGGAGATCACCGTCTTCATCTTAGGCTGGTTGTTAGGGGGACCGGTTGGTATCGGTACGATTTTTATCGCTTTATTTTTGGGAAAAATCATTCAAGTGACTTTGCCGCCATGTCAAAAATGGCTCAAGCAGCTGATTGAAAAAGAAGAACCATTTTCTATGCTAGAAAAAGACATCTTGTAG
- the gcvPA gene encoding aminomethyl-transferring glycine dehydrogenase subunit GcvPA: protein MINKVHPYIPNMVPKVKEEMLKEIGAQSTMELYSCIPEELHLKEEMNIPEALTEYGLRRHIEELLNKNISANEYLNFLGAGCWQHFVPAVCDEVNQRSEFLTAYAGEPYEDHGRYQALFEYQSLLAELVDMDVVNVPTFDWGQAAATSIRMAARITGRKQVLMANTVSPERAKIISNYGSPDLEFVFLDHDTDTGQLDLEDLKNKISADTAAIYFENPSYLGFIESQGNEISEIAKKHGVLVVVGVDPISLGVMKPPSQYGADIVCGDLQPLGMHMNYSGGQAGFIATRDEEKFVNEYPSRLFGIVPTVKEGEYGFGDVAYNRTSFALREKGKESVGTQTALWGITAGVYLSLLGPNGMYELGQTIMQNSQYAVKQLNKIKGLKGSRLSSPFFKEFIVDFNDTGLSVAEVNKKLLEKKIFGGKDLSKEFPAFGQSALYCVTEVHTKDDLDRLITSLQEIVTN from the coding sequence ATGATAAATAAGGTGCATCCTTACATACCTAATATGGTACCTAAGGTGAAAGAGGAAATGTTAAAAGAAATTGGTGCTCAGTCTACTATGGAGCTGTACTCTTGTATTCCCGAGGAGCTTCATTTGAAAGAAGAAATGAATATCCCTGAAGCATTAACAGAATATGGTCTGCGTCGTCATATTGAAGAATTGTTAAATAAGAATATTAGTGCGAATGAATATTTGAATTTTCTAGGAGCCGGATGCTGGCAACATTTTGTACCTGCTGTTTGTGATGAAGTGAATCAAAGGTCAGAGTTTTTAACGGCGTATGCCGGAGAACCTTATGAAGATCATGGCCGGTATCAGGCGTTGTTTGAGTATCAAAGTTTGTTAGCTGAACTTGTAGATATGGATGTTGTCAATGTGCCTACATTTGACTGGGGACAAGCAGCGGCCACATCGATTCGAATGGCTGCTCGTATCACCGGAAGAAAGCAAGTGCTGATGGCCAATACTGTTTCACCAGAAAGAGCAAAAATTATCAGCAATTACGGTTCCCCAGACCTAGAGTTTGTTTTTTTAGATCATGATACCGATACAGGTCAACTAGATTTAGAAGATTTGAAGAATAAAATATCCGCTGATACAGCAGCGATCTATTTTGAAAACCCTTCTTATCTAGGTTTTATTGAGTCTCAAGGCAATGAAATCTCTGAAATCGCCAAGAAACATGGAGTGCTTGTTGTTGTTGGGGTAGACCCTATTTCATTAGGCGTAATGAAACCGCCAAGTCAATATGGTGCAGATATTGTTTGTGGAGATCTCCAGCCGCTCGGCATGCATATGAATTACAGCGGAGGACAAGCGGGATTCATCGCAACAAGAGATGAAGAAAAATTTGTGAATGAATACCCTTCCCGTCTGTTTGGTATCGTGCCAACAGTGAAAGAAGGAGAGTACGGATTTGGTGATGTAGCTTATAATCGGACATCTTTCGCTTTACGGGAAAAAGGGAAAGAATCTGTGGGAACTCAAACAGCATTATGGGGAATTACAGCAGGGGTGTATCTGTCCTTGCTTGGTCCAAATGGAATGTATGAGTTAGGGCAAACCATTATGCAAAATAGTCAATACGCTGTCAAGCAGCTGAATAAAATTAAAGGGTTAAAAGGCTCTCGATTAAGTTCACCTTTCTTTAAAGAATTCATCGTCGATTTTAACGATACTGGCCTTTCAGTCGCCGAGGTTAATAAGAAATTGCTAGAGAAAAAGATTTTTGGAGGGAAAGATCTTTCTAAGGAATTCCCAGCATTCGGTCAATCTGCTCTGTACTGTGTAACAGAAGTTCATACAAAGGATGACCTTGATCGATTGATCACATCTCTACAAGAAATAGTAACGAACTAA